One window from the genome of Roseomonas haemaphysalidis encodes:
- a CDS encoding transglycosylase SLT domain-containing protein, whose amino-acid sequence MAFATAFALGAPTLVSRPAEAAGPRSECLEAARAAEAAYDLPQGLLVSVALAESGLHAHALNIGGRSFYPESAVEARRLLASASAGQSVMAGCVQVNARVHAPGSDWPLDPRRAANWAARHLRTQYERIGNWADAIRLWNGGAPASSNKLVCRVEAKLQVVNPGSTLLGRTGCGRGQMARVRNSGTTLLELAEASGN is encoded by the coding sequence ATGGCCTTTGCAACGGCCTTCGCGCTCGGCGCTCCCACCCTGGTGTCCAGGCCCGCCGAGGCAGCTGGACCACGATCCGAGTGCCTGGAAGCCGCCCGCGCCGCGGAAGCCGCCTATGACCTGCCGCAAGGTCTGCTGGTGTCCGTGGCCCTGGCCGAATCAGGCCTCCACGCCCATGCGTTGAATATCGGCGGCCGATCCTTCTATCCGGAAAGCGCCGTGGAAGCCCGCCGGTTGCTGGCATCGGCCAGTGCTGGCCAATCTGTGATGGCCGGCTGCGTGCAGGTCAACGCCAGGGTGCATGCCCCGGGTTCCGACTGGCCGCTGGACCCGCGCCGCGCCGCCAACTGGGCGGCCCGGCACTTGCGGACGCAGTACGAGCGCATCGGCAACTGGGCCGATGCCATCCGGCTGTGGAACGGCGGCGCGCCGGCCAGCTCCAACAAGCTGGTGTGCCGCGTCGAGGCGAAGCTGCAGGTGGTGAACCCGGGCAGCACCCTGCTGGGACGCACCGGCTGTGGCCGGGGCCAGATGGCCCGCGTCCGCAACAGCGGCACGACGCTGCTGGAACTGGCCGAAGCCTCGGGCAACTAG
- a CDS encoding type 1 glutamine amidotransferase — translation MPQTFRFLLAESEPREAREQRRESAGRSSGESYAETLRQMQPDARIDLVKPVEEAAPEDLRAFDAVFLCGSPMHVYEDTPEVRRMLDFTRRVFAQGVPAFGSCAGLQLAVAAAGGTVRERRHGQEAGFARRITATDAGRGHPLLAGRSMAWDAIAIHGDEVDTLPPGAVLLAESAGTPVQAVEIRQGEGLFWGVQYHPELSLNEVGPALGRQADTLVEDGLARDRSGLEAFARRVDALAEEPDRRDLAWQLGLDGQVTDTAMRRLELRNFIDRLAAARRDAR, via the coding sequence ATGCCTCAGACCTTTCGCTTCCTTCTCGCCGAAAGCGAGCCGCGGGAAGCCCGCGAGCAGCGTCGCGAAAGCGCGGGCCGCAGCTCCGGCGAAAGCTACGCCGAGACACTGCGGCAGATGCAGCCTGACGCCCGCATCGACCTGGTGAAACCGGTGGAGGAAGCGGCGCCGGAGGACCTTCGCGCCTTTGACGCGGTGTTCCTGTGCGGCTCGCCGATGCATGTCTACGAGGATACGCCGGAGGTGCGGCGGATGCTGGACTTCACGCGGCGGGTCTTCGCCCAGGGCGTGCCGGCCTTCGGTTCCTGCGCCGGGTTGCAACTGGCGGTGGCGGCGGCGGGCGGCACGGTGCGCGAGCGCCGGCATGGGCAGGAAGCCGGCTTCGCCCGGCGCATCACGGCCACGGATGCGGGGCGCGGCCACCCGCTGCTGGCCGGCCGATCCATGGCCTGGGACGCGATCGCGATCCATGGCGACGAGGTGGACACCCTGCCGCCCGGCGCCGTGCTGCTGGCCGAAAGCGCCGGTACGCCGGTGCAGGCCGTGGAGATCCGCCAGGGCGAGGGGCTGTTCTGGGGCGTGCAATACCACCCGGAATTGTCGCTCAACGAGGTGGGGCCGGCGCTCGGGCGCCAGGCGGACACGCTGGTGGAAGACGGGCTGGCGCGGGACCGGAGCGGATTGGAAGCCTTTGCGCGGCGGGTGGATGCCCTGGCCGAGGAACCGGACCGGCGCGACCTGGCGTGGCAGCTGGGCCTGGACGGCCAGGTGACGGACACGGCGATGCGGCGGCTGGAACTGCGCAACTTCATCGACCGGCTGGCGGCGGCGCGGCGGGACGCGCGCTGA
- a CDS encoding transglycosylase SLT domain-containing protein gives MPHLSSLPRRFRLAAIALATAGACAGPVLAQQPADWGRCRAAIAQAEAGSGVPPGLLGAIALVESGRRSPTGAPQPWPWSYNAAGEGRAPATKAAAIAEVQALQARGVRSIDVGCLQVNLLHHPDAFADLDAAFDPLINARYAVRFLKELRGRSGDWGTAIGRYHSGETERGGAYSRRVALARMGAAFNGGGGVPLPPGLMAGICAPGLSPMLMFGGAAEARRFMTPEARRRAIPATPVSNRPRLACLRPARR, from the coding sequence ATGCCGCATCTCTCCTCCCTGCCCCGGCGCTTCCGGCTGGCCGCCATTGCCCTGGCCACGGCGGGGGCCTGCGCCGGCCCCGTCCTGGCGCAACAACCCGCCGACTGGGGCCGCTGCCGCGCGGCCATCGCGCAGGCGGAGGCCGGGTCCGGCGTGCCGCCCGGCTTGCTGGGTGCCATCGCGCTGGTGGAAAGCGGCCGGCGCAGCCCCACCGGGGCGCCGCAGCCCTGGCCCTGGTCCTACAATGCCGCCGGCGAGGGCCGCGCGCCCGCCACCAAGGCCGCCGCCATCGCCGAGGTGCAGGCATTGCAGGCGCGGGGCGTGCGCTCCATCGACGTCGGCTGCCTGCAGGTGAACCTGCTGCACCATCCGGATGCCTTCGCGGACCTGGACGCGGCCTTCGACCCGCTGATCAACGCCCGCTATGCCGTGCGCTTCCTGAAGGAGCTGCGAGGCCGCAGTGGCGACTGGGGCACCGCCATCGGCCGCTACCATTCCGGCGAAACCGAGCGGGGCGGCGCCTATTCCCGCCGCGTCGCCCTGGCGCGCATGGGGGCGGCCTTCAACGGCGGCGGCGGGGTGCCGCTGCCGCCGGGCCTGATGGCCGGCATCTGCGCCCCCGGCCTTTCGCCGATGCTGATGTTCGGCGGCGCGGCCGAGGCACGGCGCTTCATGACGCCCGAGGCCCGGCGCCGCGCCATCCCCGCCACGCCGGTCAGCAACCGGCCCCGCCTGGCCTGCCTGCGCCCCGCCCGGCGCTGA
- a CDS encoding NCS2 family permease, which yields MDRFFLLSERGTTPRREMLAGLATFLTMAYIVVVNPGMMAAAGIDHGAAFVATCLAAAIGSALMAVLANYPIALAPGMGLNAYFAFAVVGGMGVPWPVALGAVFLSGLIFFAVSMFGFREWLINSIPLSLKLGIAAGIGLFLGLIGLQGMGLVVDNPATLVTLGPLHEPKTLLSCFGFLLIAGLVARGVTGGVVIGIAVTALLGVPLGLTNFQGIVALPPSLAPTFLQMDIAGALKLGVAGIVFTFFMVDLLDNAGTLIATTHRAGLMAKDGSVPRLGRALMADSGGAMIGAALGTSTTVSYIESAAGVQAGGRTGLTALTVAVLFLLTLFLAPLATSIPGFATAPALVLVACLMTQGLRDLAWDDITEYLPAIVVTIATPFTFSIASGIELGFITYVAVKLVAGRGREVHGAVWLIAALSAARFVLGA from the coding sequence ATGGACCGCTTTTTCCTTCTTTCCGAGCGCGGCACGACGCCGCGGCGGGAAATGCTGGCCGGCCTCGCCACGTTTCTGACCATGGCCTACATCGTGGTGGTCAACCCCGGCATGATGGCTGCCGCCGGCATCGACCACGGTGCCGCTTTCGTCGCCACCTGCCTGGCCGCCGCCATCGGCTCGGCGCTGATGGCCGTGCTGGCCAACTACCCGATCGCGCTGGCGCCGGGCATGGGGCTGAACGCCTATTTCGCCTTCGCCGTGGTCGGCGGCATGGGGGTGCCCTGGCCGGTGGCGCTGGGGGCGGTGTTCCTGTCGGGGCTGATCTTCTTCGCGGTGTCAATGTTCGGCTTCCGGGAATGGCTGATCAATTCCATCCCGTTGTCGCTGAAGCTCGGCATCGCCGCCGGCATCGGGCTGTTTCTGGGGCTGATCGGGCTGCAGGGCATGGGGCTGGTGGTGGACAACCCCGCTACGCTGGTGACGCTCGGCCCGCTGCACGAGCCCAAGACGCTGTTGTCCTGCTTCGGCTTTCTGCTGATCGCCGGGCTGGTGGCGCGCGGTGTTACCGGCGGCGTGGTGATCGGCATCGCCGTCACGGCGCTGCTGGGCGTGCCGCTGGGGCTGACCAACTTTCAGGGCATCGTGGCGTTGCCGCCGTCGCTGGCGCCCACCTTTCTGCAGATGGATATCGCGGGCGCATTGAAGCTCGGCGTCGCGGGCATCGTCTTCACCTTCTTCATGGTGGACCTGCTGGACAACGCCGGCACGCTGATCGCCACCACCCACCGCGCCGGGCTGATGGCCAAGGACGGCTCCGTGCCGCGCCTCGGCCGCGCGCTGATGGCCGATTCCGGCGGCGCGATGATCGGCGCCGCGCTGGGCACCTCCACCACCGTATCCTACATTGAAAGCGCGGCGGGCGTGCAGGCGGGCGGTCGCACCGGGCTGACGGCGCTGACCGTGGCGGTGCTGTTCCTGCTGACGCTGTTTCTGGCGCCGCTGGCCACCTCCATCCCCGGCTTCGCCACGGCGCCGGCGCTGGTGCTGGTGGCCTGCCTGATGACCCAGGGCCTGCGCGACCTGGCGTGGGACGACATCACCGAATACCTCCCCGCCATCGTGGTCACCATCGCCACGCCCTTCACCTTCTCCATCGCCTCGGGCATCGAGCTGGGCTTCATCACCTACGTGGCGGTGAAGCTCGTGGCCGGGCGCGGGCGGGAGGTGCACGGGGCGGTGTGGCTGATCGCGGCCCTGTCCGCCGCGCGCTTCGTGCTGGGCGCCTGA
- a CDS encoding transporter substrate-binding domain-containing protein has product MVSRRMVGSAAGIALAMAAGATAPALAQPANESVFDRVRRTKKLRSAAVAGGAPYYHKDLATGQWRGFYIDLLKMLAEELEVELELSETTWGNAVLDLQSNKIDIFFGLNPTPKRALVVDFSIPCFSNAFSFITKKGFAAKTWDDLNKPEVKLAVDLGSSQDQVVTRLCPKAQVARFKTADEATIAVQTGRADAQCLVLILALTAKKKNPALGDVLVPTPVFATTSNAGFRREPDKTWRDFVNAWIEFNKGLGAVRNAIVSNMELVGISESDFPPGVTL; this is encoded by the coding sequence ATGGTCTCACGCCGCATGGTGGGAAGCGCCGCCGGCATCGCCCTCGCGATGGCCGCGGGCGCCACGGCACCCGCCCTCGCCCAGCCTGCCAATGAGTCGGTGTTCGACCGTGTCCGCCGCACCAAGAAGCTGCGCTCGGCCGCCGTCGCCGGTGGCGCGCCCTACTACCACAAGGACCTGGCGACGGGTCAGTGGCGCGGCTTCTACATCGACTTGCTGAAGATGCTGGCCGAGGAGCTGGAGGTCGAGCTGGAATTGAGCGAGACCACCTGGGGCAACGCGGTGCTGGATCTGCAGTCCAACAAGATCGACATCTTCTTCGGCCTGAACCCGACGCCCAAGCGCGCGCTGGTGGTGGATTTCTCCATCCCCTGCTTCAGCAATGCCTTTTCCTTCATCACCAAGAAGGGCTTCGCGGCCAAGACCTGGGACGACCTGAACAAGCCGGAGGTGAAACTCGCCGTGGACCTCGGCTCCTCGCAGGACCAGGTGGTGACGCGGCTGTGCCCCAAGGCGCAGGTGGCCCGCTTCAAGACGGCGGACGAGGCGACCATCGCGGTGCAGACCGGCCGCGCGGACGCGCAGTGCCTGGTGCTGATCCTGGCGCTGACCGCCAAAAAGAAGAACCCCGCGCTGGGCGACGTGCTGGTGCCGACGCCGGTCTTCGCCACCACCTCCAACGCCGGCTTCCGCCGCGAGCCGGACAAGACCTGGCGCGATTTTGTCAACGCCTGGATCGAGTTCAACAAGGGCCTTGGCGCGGTCCGCAATGCCATCGTCTCCAACATGGAGCTGGTGGGCATCTCGGAAAGCGACTTCCCGCCCGGCGTCACCCTCTGA
- a CDS encoding amino acid ABC transporter permease has translation MYQWDFSFIWSYRWLFVNGTLVTLAFTVGIVLLGLAVGLLSGLVRLSRFAPLRWLSQAYVEVFRCTPVLVQLVWFYYALPILSGIEMSATTAGVLALSLYGGAFYSEIVRGGIASIETGQTEAALALGMTPAQSMRRIVLPQALKRMVPPLMNQSIIQLKNTSLVSVLAVPDLLYQGQAVAHDTYRPLEIYTLVAVIYFVILFPLTLLVGRLERRLARAD, from the coding sequence ATGTATCAATGGGACTTCTCTTTCATCTGGAGCTATCGCTGGCTGTTCGTGAACGGCACGCTGGTGACGCTGGCCTTCACCGTCGGCATCGTGCTGCTGGGGCTGGCCGTGGGCCTGCTGTCGGGGCTGGTGCGGCTGTCGCGCTTCGCGCCGCTGCGCTGGCTGAGCCAGGCCTATGTGGAGGTGTTCCGCTGCACGCCGGTGCTGGTGCAGCTGGTGTGGTTCTACTACGCCCTGCCCATCCTGTCGGGCATCGAGATGTCGGCCACCACGGCGGGGGTGCTGGCGCTGTCGCTCTACGGCGGCGCCTTTTATTCCGAGATCGTGCGCGGCGGCATCGCTTCCATCGAGACGGGGCAGACCGAGGCCGCGCTGGCGCTGGGCATGACGCCCGCGCAGTCCATGCGCCGCATCGTCTTGCCGCAGGCGCTCAAGCGCATGGTGCCGCCGCTGATGAACCAGTCGATCATCCAGCTCAAAAACACCTCGCTGGTGTCCGTGCTGGCGGTGCCGGACCTGCTGTACCAGGGCCAGGCCGTGGCGCATGACACCTACCGGCCGCTGGAGATCTACACGCTGGTGGCCGTGATCTACTTTGTCATCCTGTTCCCCCTCACCCTGCTGGTCGGCCGCCTGGAACGCCGCCTGGCGCGTGCCGACTGA
- a CDS encoding amino acid ABC transporter ATP-binding protein — MTAKIEVAALSKSFGDHLVLRSVDLRVDVGEVVALIGPSGSGKSTLLRCLNLLVTPDGGRVRVGEQSLDFGTSRALPGTAALAKFRAGTGMVFQQFNLFPHKSVLGNVMEGPLTVRRMKRPEAEALARGLLSKVGLADKAEQFPARLSGGQKQRVAIARALAMQPGIMLFDEATSALDPELVGEVLAVMRDLAAEGMTMVIVTHEIAFAREVADRVVFLRDGVIVEDGPAKQVIDTPREAATQAFLSHFHRQRDA, encoded by the coding sequence ATGACCGCGAAAATCGAAGTCGCCGCGCTGAGCAAGAGCTTCGGCGACCACCTGGTGCTCCGCTCCGTCGACCTGCGCGTCGATGTGGGCGAGGTGGTGGCGCTGATCGGCCCGTCCGGCTCCGGCAAGTCCACACTGCTGCGCTGCCTGAATCTCCTGGTGACGCCGGATGGCGGCCGCGTGCGCGTGGGCGAGCAGAGCCTGGACTTCGGCACCAGCCGCGCCCTGCCCGGCACCGCGGCACTGGCGAAATTCCGCGCCGGCACCGGCATGGTGTTCCAGCAGTTCAACCTGTTCCCGCACAAGTCGGTGCTGGGCAACGTCATGGAAGGCCCGCTGACCGTGCGCCGCATGAAGCGCCCGGAGGCCGAGGCGCTGGCGCGCGGGCTGCTCAGCAAGGTCGGGCTGGCGGACAAGGCGGAGCAGTTCCCCGCCCGCCTGTCCGGCGGCCAGAAGCAGCGCGTGGCCATCGCCCGCGCGCTCGCCATGCAGCCCGGCATCATGCTGTTCGACGAGGCCACCAGCGCGCTGGACCCCGAGCTGGTGGGCGAGGTGCTGGCCGTGATGCGCGACCTGGCCGCCGAGGGCATGACCATGGTCATCGTCACCCACGAGATCGCCTTCGCACGCGAGGTCGCGGACCGCGTGGTCTTCCTGCGCGACGGCGTGATCGTCGAGGACGGCCCGGCGAAGCAGGTGATCGACACCCCGCGCGAGGCCGCGACCCAGGCCTTCCTGTCCCACTTCCACCGCCAGCGAGACGCCTGA
- a CDS encoding enolase C-terminal domain-like protein: MPQGPIIDRLRIFLVESPIKMARAQGVGSVKGSVKRVLIELTTACGLTGWGEAAPWEVFTNPAEAAYATLDVYLRPIVVGHPARRLRELLAKMDRAVIGQTDAKAGIEMAVLDILGKAQGVSVADLLGGRVRDTIPLSFSIADPDFAADLARMHSMVPAGNRLFKVKTGVKPHAEDMAHLEAIRDAFGDTVDLRLDYNQALAPFAAMAVLRDVDRFRPTFIEQPVPRRHLDSMAGYAAALDTPILADESCYDAADLLEVVQRRAADAISVKLMKCGGMLRAQQMMAIADTAGLPGYGGTLWEGGIALAAGTQLIAATPGISLGCEFYMPHHVLTEDVLEQRIPHENGAVVVPEGPGLGIAVSEASVRHGARILAEA, translated from the coding sequence ATGCCGCAAGGCCCCATCATCGACCGCCTGCGCATCTTCCTGGTGGAAAGCCCGATCAAGATGGCCCGCGCCCAGGGCGTCGGCAGCGTCAAGGGCAGCGTCAAGCGCGTGCTGATCGAGCTGACCACCGCCTGCGGCCTGACCGGCTGGGGCGAGGCCGCGCCGTGGGAGGTTTTCACGAATCCCGCCGAGGCCGCCTACGCGACGCTCGACGTTTATCTCCGCCCCATCGTGGTGGGCCACCCGGCGCGGCGCCTGCGCGAGCTGCTGGCGAAGATGGACCGCGCCGTGATCGGCCAGACCGACGCCAAGGCGGGCATCGAGATGGCGGTGCTGGATATCCTGGGCAAGGCACAGGGCGTCTCGGTCGCTGACCTGTTGGGCGGCCGGGTGCGGGACACGATCCCGCTGTCCTTTTCCATCGCCGACCCGGACTTCGCGGCCGACCTGGCGCGGATGCACAGCATGGTCCCGGCCGGCAACCGGCTGTTCAAGGTCAAGACCGGCGTCAAGCCGCATGCGGAGGACATGGCGCACTTGGAGGCCATCCGCGACGCCTTCGGCGACACGGTGGACCTGCGCCTCGACTACAACCAGGCGCTGGCCCCCTTCGCCGCCATGGCGGTGCTGCGGGACGTGGACCGCTTCCGCCCCACCTTCATCGAGCAGCCGGTGCCGCGCCGGCACCTGGACAGCATGGCCGGCTACGCCGCCGCGCTGGACACGCCCATCCTGGCCGACGAGAGCTGCTACGACGCCGCCGACCTGCTGGAGGTGGTGCAGCGCCGGGCGGCGGATGCCATCAGCGTCAAGCTGATGAAGTGCGGCGGCATGCTGCGCGCGCAGCAGATGATGGCGATCGCGGACACCGCCGGCCTGCCCGGCTATGGCGGCACCTTGTGGGAAGGCGGCATCGCGCTGGCCGCCGGGACGCAACTGATCGCGGCGACGCCCGGCATCTCGCTCGGCTGCGAGTTCTACATGCCGCACCACGTGCTGACCGAGGACGTGCTGGAACAGCGCATCCCGCATGAAAACGGCGCGGTGGTGGTGCCGGAGGGGCCCGGCCTCGGCATCGCGGTGTCCGAGGCCTCGGTGCGCCACGGCGCGCGCATCCTGGCGGAAGCCTGA
- a CDS encoding host attachment family protein has product MSHDIPNNALIIVADGGKAMVLRNTAANGAELELREEGHIAPDSSAQGPSGSRPEDQTPGQTGEATFAKQVAQALNTLKQRNDFDALVLVADPQTLGQIRGALHKTVENAVIKSLSKDLTNHSLSDIAKALVK; this is encoded by the coding sequence ATGTCCCATGATATTCCGAACAACGCTCTGATCATCGTCGCCGACGGCGGCAAGGCCATGGTGCTGCGCAACACCGCTGCCAACGGCGCCGAGCTGGAACTGCGCGAGGAAGGGCACATCGCCCCCGACAGCAGCGCCCAGGGCCCGTCCGGCTCGCGCCCCGAGGACCAGACCCCGGGCCAGACCGGCGAGGCGACCTTCGCCAAGCAGGTGGCCCAGGCATTGAACACCCTGAAGCAGCGCAACGACTTCGACGCGCTGGTGCTGGTGGCCGATCCGCAGACGTTGGGCCAGATTCGCGGCGCGCTGCACAAGACGGTGGAGAACGCCGTGATCAAGAGCCTGTCCAAGGACCTGACCAACCACAGCCTGAGCGACATCGCCAAGGCGCTGGTGAAGTAA
- the glnA gene encoding type I glutamate--ammonia ligase, whose protein sequence is MAKKPAAAAASNAVSKVMDMIKENSVEYVDFRFTDPKGKWHHTAQHVSTMEEDMFTDGIMFDGSSIAGWKAINESDMILMPDAASACMDPFAAKPQLILFCDIIEPSTGQSYSRDPRSTAKKAEAYVASTGIGDAALFGAEAEFFIFDSVKFGTGGNYGHYSLDSIEGPGANMKDYPEGNMGHRPVVKGGYFPVPPVDTESDLRAEMLSTMIEMGVAGEKHHHEVAQSQHELGTRFGPLVQHADHMQIYKYVIHNVAHSYGKTATFMPKPIYGDNGSGMHVHQSIWKNNKPLFAGNGYADLSNEALYYIGGIIKHAKSLNAFTNPSTNSYKRLIPGFEAPVLLAYSARNRSASCRIPYATNPKAKRVEVRFPDPTANPYLAFSAMLMAGLDGIKNKIHPGDAMDKDLYDLPPEELRDIPTVCGSLREALEALAADHEYLLAGDVFSKDQIESYIELKWQDVYKFEHTPHPVEFEMYYSV, encoded by the coding sequence ATGGCCAAGAAGCCCGCAGCCGCAGCAGCGTCCAACGCTGTCTCCAAGGTCATGGACATGATCAAGGAGAACAGCGTCGAGTACGTTGATTTCCGGTTCACGGACCCGAAGGGCAAGTGGCATCACACCGCCCAGCATGTCTCCACCATGGAGGAGGACATGTTCACCGACGGCATCATGTTCGATGGCTCCTCGATCGCCGGCTGGAAGGCGATCAACGAGTCCGACATGATCCTGATGCCGGACGCCGCGTCCGCCTGCATGGACCCGTTCGCCGCCAAGCCGCAGCTGATCCTGTTCTGCGACATCATCGAGCCCTCGACCGGCCAGAGCTATTCGCGTGACCCGCGCTCGACCGCCAAGAAGGCCGAGGCCTACGTGGCCTCCACCGGCATCGGCGATGCCGCGCTGTTCGGCGCCGAGGCCGAGTTCTTCATCTTCGACAGCGTGAAGTTCGGCACGGGCGGCAACTACGGCCACTACTCCCTCGACAGCATCGAGGGCCCGGGCGCCAACATGAAGGACTACCCGGAAGGCAACATGGGCCACCGCCCGGTGGTCAAGGGCGGCTACTTCCCGGTGCCGCCGGTGGACACCGAAAGCGACCTGCGCGCCGAGATGCTCTCGACCATGATCGAGATGGGCGTGGCCGGCGAGAAGCACCACCATGAGGTGGCGCAGTCGCAGCACGAGCTGGGCACCCGCTTCGGGCCCCTGGTGCAGCATGCCGACCACATGCAGATCTACAAGTACGTGATCCACAACGTGGCGCACAGCTACGGCAAGACCGCGACCTTCATGCCGAAGCCGATCTACGGCGACAACGGCTCGGGCATGCATGTTCACCAGTCCATCTGGAAGAACAACAAGCCGCTCTTCGCCGGCAACGGCTATGCGGACCTGTCCAACGAGGCGCTGTACTACATCGGCGGCATCATCAAGCACGCCAAGTCGCTGAACGCCTTCACCAACCCGTCCACCAACTCCTACAAGCGTCTGATCCCGGGCTTCGAGGCGCCGGTGCTGCTGGCCTATTCGGCCCGCAACCGCTCGGCCTCCTGCCGCATCCCGTATGCGACGAACCCCAAGGCCAAGCGCGTCGAGGTCCGCTTCCCCGACCCGACCGCCAACCCGTACCTCGCCTTCTCGGCGATGTTGATGGCGGGCCTGGACGGCATCAAGAACAAGATCCACCCGGGCGATGCCATGGACAAGGATCTGTACGACCTGCCGCCGGAGGAGCTGCGCGACATCCCGACCGTCTGCGGCTCGCTGCGCGAGGCGCTGGAGGCCCTGGCCGCCGACCACGAGTACCTGCTGGCCGGCGACGTGTTCTCCAAGGACCAGATCGAGAGCTACATCGAGCTGAAGTGGCAGGACGTGTACAAGTTCGAGCACACGCCGCACCCGGTCGAGTTCGAGATGTACTACTCCGTCTGA
- a CDS encoding P-II family nitrogen regulator has product MKKIEAIIKPFKLDEVKDALHEIGLQGLTVVEAKGFGRQKGHTELYRGAEYVVDFLPKVKIEVVCSDGLAERAIEAIQAAARTGRIGDGKIFVSDVQEVIRIRTGERGEDAV; this is encoded by the coding sequence ATGAAGAAGATCGAGGCGATCATCAAGCCCTTCAAGCTCGACGAGGTGAAGGACGCGCTGCACGAGATCGGCCTGCAGGGTCTGACCGTGGTCGAGGCCAAGGGCTTCGGGCGGCAGAAGGGGCATACCGAGCTGTATCGCGGCGCCGAGTATGTGGTGGACTTCCTGCCCAAGGTGAAGATCGAGGTGGTCTGCTCCGACGGGTTGGCCGAGCGCGCGATCGAGGCCATCCAGGCCGCGGCCCGCACCGGGCGCATCGGCGACGGCAAGATCTTCGTGTCCGACGTGCAGGAAGTGATCCGCATCCGCACCGGCGAGCGGGGCGAGGACGCGGTCTAG